Proteins encoded within one genomic window of Mesorhizobium sp. AR10:
- a CDS encoding DUF2160 family membrane protein, with product MDTVDLDEVDDEANTIVASPQRTGFLPIVTNWFDRVFVGIYLFVALELFWMRFLEQSIPLSVCHVLAIVLGVLIVWRG from the coding sequence ATGGATACGGTCGATCTCGACGAGGTGGACGACGAAGCCAACACCATTGTCGCAAGTCCGCAACGCACCGGCTTCCTGCCGATCGTGACCAACTGGTTCGACCGGGTTTTTGTCGGCATCTATTTGTTTGTCGCGCTCGAACTGTTCTGGATGAGATTCCTCGAACAGTCGATCCCATTGTCGGTCTGCCATGTCCTGGCGATCGTGTTGGGTGTGCTGATCGTTTGGCGTGGCTAG
- a CDS encoding NAD(P)-dependent alcohol dehydrogenase, with amino-acid sequence MKSLVLEEKMKLSLRDFPIEREEVLGVRDVRIKLHTVGICGSDVHYYTHGGAGIFQVKAPMILGHEASGTVVETGAGVTSLKVGDRVCMEPGIPDPNSRATRMGLYNVDPAVRFWATPPVHGILRPTVVHPENFTFRLPDNVSFAEAAMVEPLAVGVHAATKAQVRPGDIALVMGAGPIGLVTALSAVAAGCARVFVSDVDDTKLELAAQLGPITPINVARQDLAREILAATDGWGVEIVFECSGSPRAAEGIFDPLCPAGRVVFIGVQMHDIKYDVGKAMVREARVEHVFRYAHVFPRCVAMLSSGAIDVKPLITRTFEFEDSVRAFEIAASAPKGEVKMQIALPQ; translated from the coding sequence ATGAAGTCATTGGTGCTCGAAGAGAAGATGAAACTGTCGCTGCGGGATTTCCCGATCGAGCGTGAGGAGGTGCTCGGCGTCCGCGACGTGCGCATCAAATTGCATACCGTCGGCATCTGCGGCTCGGATGTGCACTACTATACGCATGGCGGCGCCGGGATTTTCCAGGTCAAGGCGCCGATGATCCTCGGACATGAGGCGTCAGGCACCGTCGTGGAGACAGGAGCCGGGGTGACGTCGCTGAAGGTCGGCGACCGTGTGTGCATGGAGCCGGGCATTCCCGACCCGAACAGTCGCGCGACGCGCATGGGCCTGTACAATGTCGATCCGGCGGTTCGTTTCTGGGCGACGCCGCCTGTCCATGGGATTCTGCGGCCGACCGTCGTTCATCCGGAGAACTTCACGTTCAGACTTCCGGATAATGTTTCCTTTGCCGAGGCGGCTATGGTCGAGCCGCTGGCCGTTGGCGTCCACGCCGCCACCAAGGCGCAGGTGAGGCCGGGCGATATCGCGCTGGTGATGGGTGCCGGGCCGATCGGCCTGGTCACGGCCCTGTCGGCAGTGGCGGCCGGCTGCGCCCGAGTCTTCGTATCGGACGTCGACGACACCAAGCTCGAGCTCGCAGCGCAGCTCGGCCCCATCACGCCCATCAATGTCGCGCGTCAGGATCTGGCCAGGGAGATTCTCGCCGCAACCGATGGCTGGGGCGTGGAGATCGTGTTCGAATGCTCCGGCAGCCCGCGCGCGGCGGAAGGTATTTTCGATCCGCTCTGTCCGGCCGGCCGCGTGGTGTTCATCGGCGTGCAGATGCACGACATCAAGTATGATGTCGGCAAGGCGATGGTGCGCGAGGCGCGCGTCGAGCATGTGTTCCGCTACGCGCACGTCTTTCCGCGCTGCGTTGCCATGCTGTCTTCAGGGGCGATAGACGTGAAGCCGCTGATCACGCGCACGTTCGAATTCGAAGACAGCGTTCGCGCGTTTGAAATCGCCGCATCCGCCCCAAAAGGCGAAGTGAAGATGCAGATTGCCTTGCCGCAATAG
- a CDS encoding ABC transporter ATP-binding protein, which produces MAQVTVRNIVKRYGSVQVIHGVNVDIADGEFVILVGPSGCGKSTLLRMIAGLEAISGGEISIGGRVVNDVLPKDRDIAMVFQNYALYPHKNVADNMGFSLKIKGRPKAEIDAKVKKAAEILDLGKLLDRFPKQLSGGQRQRVAMGRAIVRDPQVFLFDEPLSNLDAKLRVAMRVEIKELHQRLGTTIVYVTHDQIEAMTMADKIVVMRDGKVEQVGAPLDLYDNPGNVFVAGFIGSPAMNFIKGKIDSKDGRQIFVSDTGSVLPIEGGRAQDGQPAIYGIRPEHIDIAPDGLPATVSVLEPTGSETQIFAKLGEDAIDAIVKDRLTVRPGEEVMLRIDPRRVHIFDRQSGARL; this is translated from the coding sequence TTGGCTCAAGTTACCGTCAGGAACATCGTCAAGCGTTATGGAAGCGTCCAGGTCATCCACGGCGTGAATGTCGATATCGCCGATGGCGAGTTCGTCATCCTCGTCGGCCCATCGGGGTGTGGCAAATCCACCCTGCTGCGCATGATCGCCGGTCTCGAAGCGATATCGGGCGGTGAGATCAGCATCGGCGGCCGGGTGGTGAACGATGTCCTGCCGAAAGACCGCGACATAGCGATGGTGTTCCAGAACTATGCGCTCTATCCGCACAAGAACGTTGCCGACAACATGGGCTTCTCGCTCAAGATCAAGGGCAGGCCGAAGGCCGAGATCGACGCCAAGGTGAAGAAGGCGGCCGAAATCCTCGATCTGGGCAAGCTGCTCGACCGGTTTCCGAAACAGCTGTCGGGCGGGCAGCGCCAGCGCGTGGCCATGGGGCGCGCCATCGTGCGCGACCCGCAGGTCTTCCTGTTCGATGAGCCGCTGTCGAATCTCGACGCCAAACTGCGTGTTGCGATGCGTGTCGAGATCAAGGAACTGCATCAGCGCCTCGGCACGACGATCGTCTATGTCACCCATGACCAGATCGAGGCGATGACCATGGCCGACAAGATCGTGGTGATGCGGGACGGCAAGGTGGAACAGGTCGGCGCACCGCTCGATCTCTACGACAATCCCGGCAATGTCTTCGTCGCCGGCTTCATCGGCTCGCCGGCGATGAACTTCATCAAGGGCAAGATCGATTCGAAGGACGGCAGGCAGATCTTTGTGTCGGACACCGGGTCCGTGCTGCCGATCGAGGGGGGCAGGGCGCAGGACGGGCAGCCGGCCATCTACGGCATACGTCCCGAGCATATCGACATTGCGCCAGACGGCTTGCCGGCAACGGTTTCGGTGCTGGAGCCAACCGGCTCCGAGACGCAGATTTTCGCCAAGCTTGGCGAGGACGCCATCGACGCCATCGTCAAGGACAGGCTCACCGTCCGTCCCGGTGAAGAAGTGATGCTGAGGATCGATCCGCGCCGGGTCCACATCTTCGACAGGCAAAGCGGCGCGCGCTTGTGA
- a CDS encoding SDR family oxidoreductase: MASQEFSGKSVLVTGAGKGIGRAIALMLAARGAKVVALSRSEADLRALETEIGSRSIAVDLADPVATRDAATAAMPVDYLVNCAGTTTLEAFIDVTVEAFDHLIAVNTRAPLIVSQEYARSRIARGLDGAIVNVSSASATTGFADHAAYCASKGALDAMSRVMANELGRHGIRVNCVNPAITMTDMARKAWSDPKKAGPILARMPLGRFIEPEEVAEVVLFLLSDRAATVNGISMPVDTGFGIN, translated from the coding sequence ATGGCTTCGCAGGAGTTTTCCGGAAAATCGGTACTGGTCACCGGCGCCGGCAAGGGCATCGGCCGTGCGATCGCGCTGATGCTTGCGGCGCGCGGCGCCAAGGTGGTGGCGCTAAGCCGCTCCGAGGCCGACCTGAGAGCGCTCGAAACCGAGATCGGCAGCCGCTCCATCGCGGTCGATCTCGCCGATCCGGTCGCCACGCGCGATGCAGCCACAGCGGCAATGCCCGTCGACTATCTCGTAAACTGCGCGGGTACGACGACGCTCGAAGCCTTCATCGACGTGACAGTGGAGGCATTCGACCACCTGATCGCCGTCAACACGCGTGCGCCGCTCATCGTCTCCCAGGAATATGCCCGTTCCCGCATCGCGCGCGGCCTCGACGGCGCCATCGTCAACGTGTCGAGTGCGTCGGCCACCACCGGCTTTGCCGACCACGCCGCCTACTGCGCGTCGAAGGGCGCGCTGGACGCGATGAGCCGCGTCATGGCCAACGAACTCGGCCGCCACGGCATCCGAGTCAACTGTGTCAATCCGGCCATTACGATGACCGATATGGCGCGGAAGGCGTGGAGCGATCCCAAGAAGGCCGGACCGATTCTGGCGCGCATGCCTCTGGGGCGTTTTATCGAGCCTGAGGAGGTGGCCGAAGTTGTGCTCTTCCTGCTTTCCGACCGCGCCGCCACGGTGAACGGCATTTCGATGCCGGTCGATACGGGTTTCGGGATCAACTAG